GGTCAGCCGGATCATGGGCACCACCGAATAGATCAGCGTCGCCATAACAGCGGGAGTCTTCCCCACGCTGAAAAGCATCGCCGCTGGAATCAGGTAAACAAAAGAAGGAATTGTCTGCATAAAATCCATGACGGGCTGCATGACCGTATCCACTTTGCGGTTCATGGCCACCAGGACACCCATGGGAAAACCCAACGCCAAAGCGAAAGTGACGGAAACGATAATAATGGAAAGCGTCTGAAGCATCAACGCCCACAGGCCGAAGCTCCCGATGAGGAAAAACATTGCCCCATAAAGGACCCCCACTTTCCACTTCCGACTGGTTTTATAACCTGCCCAGACCAGCAGCAGAATCAAAGCCCACCAGGGGATCATTCCCAAAAAGGCCTCGATCCCGTTTAGCATCCACACCGTTACGCTTTTGATCGCGTTCAACGAAGCGCGATGATTTCGACTGAACTGGCGTATGGCGTCGTCAATGGACCCGCCAGGATGAAAGATCAACTGGTCGGGAAAACTCAAAATCCAGCCACTCATCATTCGCCTACTGTTTTGCCACGGCTTCGCGTACTTTTTTCGCTTGTTCCGGGGTCAGCCATTCATCCAAAAGAGAGTCGTGTTGCTTCAAAAACCACACGATCGTTCGAGCATGACTCTCCTTGGTCTCTTCCAGATAAGCCAAAGCCTCGGACACGAAGGCGGAGCCCGTCTTGTACTTTGAGAAAAAATCGACCAGTTCCGGTGCTTTTTCGGGGAAATGCCCGCCGCAGACGACACGAAGAGCCTGTTTCGGAATCTCGCACTCCCCTTTTTGGAAAAGCTCAGGATCGTAGGGCGCGTCACCCAGCAGCACCATGTCTAACTTACCCGTGATCCACGTGGGCTCATAGCAATAACCCACCCAGGGTTCACCAAGATTGTAGGCGCTGGCCAGGGACGCGAAAAGTACGGCCTCGCTGCCCACCCGGAAGTAGTTATATCCCTCGTTCAACTTGT
This region of Synergistaceae bacterium genomic DNA includes:
- a CDS encoding ABC transporter permease subunit; this translates as MMSGWILSFPDQLIFHPGGSIDDAIRQFSRNHRASLNAIKSVTVWMLNGIEAFLGMIPWWALILLLVWAGYKTSRKWKVGVLYGAMFFLIGSFGLWALMLQTLSIIIVSVTFALALGFPMGVLVAMNRKVDTVMQPVMDFMQTIPSFVYLIPAAMLFSVGKTPAVMATLIYSVVPMIRLTSHGLQHVDKEVVEAGLAFGSTRLQLLFNVQVPQALPTIMTGVNQTIMMAMGMVVTCALIGANGLGMEILVATNRTEMGRALLPGISIVFVAIILDRLTQGSFKKNEDGVR